A stretch of Carnobacteriaceae bacterium zg-C25 DNA encodes these proteins:
- a CDS encoding replication-associated recombination protein A translates to MIKPLAFRMRPKSIDDIVGQSHLVGPGQIIRRMVDAKRLSSMILYGPPGIGKTSIASAIAGSTQYAFRILNAATDAKKDLEAIVEETKISGTVILLLDEIHRLNKTKQDFLLPHMEKGSIILIGATTENPYITINPAIRSRAQIFELKPLQPNDISNALDRALTDKTNGLGDYPIDITPEAITLLSTGTNGDLRSSLNALELATLSTERNRDGRIVLTHHIMESCLQRKYFSHDKNGDSHYDTISAFQKSIRGSDVDASLHYLARLIEAGDLPTIIRRLLVIAYEDIGLANPSAAERTFIATQVAERVGFPEARIPLANAVIELALSPKSNSAIMAIDDALNDIRSGRFGDIPDHLKDTHYSGASQLNRGVDYLYPHAFDGHWVKQDYLPEALRQKRYYKPVHTGKYEHALSLQLEKYNNKV, encoded by the coding sequence ATGATAAAACCTTTAGCTTTTCGTATGCGTCCAAAATCTATTGACGATATTGTCGGGCAATCACACTTAGTTGGACCGGGACAAATTATTCGTAGAATGGTCGATGCCAAACGATTATCGTCTATGATTTTATACGGGCCTCCCGGCATTGGAAAAACCAGTATTGCTAGCGCGATTGCTGGTTCAACACAATACGCTTTTAGAATATTAAATGCCGCAACGGACGCTAAAAAAGACTTAGAAGCGATTGTTGAAGAAACAAAAATTAGTGGAACGGTTATTTTGCTACTTGATGAAATTCATCGTTTAAATAAAACTAAACAAGATTTTTTATTGCCCCACATGGAAAAAGGTTCCATTATTTTAATTGGTGCAACAACTGAAAATCCGTATATCACAATAAATCCCGCAATTCGTTCACGCGCGCAAATTTTTGAGTTAAAACCGCTTCAACCAAATGATATTTCAAATGCTTTAGACCGTGCGCTAACTGATAAAACAAATGGACTAGGTGATTATCCAATCGATATCACACCAGAAGCAATAACACTCTTATCTACTGGTACAAACGGAGACTTGCGCAGTAGTTTAAATGCATTAGAATTAGCCACCTTATCGACAGAAAGAAATCGTGATGGTCGTATCGTTTTGACCCATCACATTATGGAATCGTGTTTACAACGTAAATACTTTTCACACGATAAAAATGGCGATTCACATTACGATACCATTTCGGCATTCCAAAAATCAATTCGCGGTAGTGATGTTGATGCCAGTTTGCATTATTTGGCACGATTAATTGAAGCAGGCGATTTGCCCACAATCATTCGTCGATTACTCGTGATTGCATATGAAGATATCGGGCTAGCCAACCCAAGCGCTGCAGAGCGTACATTTATTGCTACACAAGTAGCCGAACGCGTCGGGTTTCCGGAAGCGCGCATTCCTTTAGCAAATGCCGTTATTGAACTGGCATTATCACCAAAATCCAATTCTGCCATCATGGCAATTGATGACGCGTTAAACGATATTCGTTCTGGTCGTTTTGGAGATATTCCCGACCATCTAAAAGACACGCATTATTCGGGTGCTAGTCAATTGAATCGTGGCGTGGATTATTTATATCCTCACGCTTTTGATGGACATTGGGTAAAACAAGATTACTTGCCAGAAGCATTGCGACAAAAACGTTACTATAAACCTGTTCATACCGGAAAATATGAGCATGCCTTGAGTTTACAACTGGAAAAATACAACAACAAAGTATAA
- a CDS encoding TrkH family potassium uptake protein encodes MNRRMIAFVIGRLLVVEAGFLMLPLSVALLYQESMTYVTSFLWTILITGSIGFALSHKQPKMMLRAREGAVIVALGWILLSFFGALPFVFSGDIPHIVDAFFETSSGFTTTGSSILSSVDTLVHSTLFWRSFTHLVGGMGVLAFTLAILPSQSDSAHLLRAEVPGPTFGKIVSKVSESVRILYIIYLVFTAIFTMILVVFGGVPIFDATLLAFGTAGTGGFAIRGAGFAMYGNPVFVEYAIAIGMLVFGVNFNLYYYILIKHIKAVFHDEELRWYIGIVAASVIAIMWSLSPASHHFEQTFREVLFTVASIVTTTGYATADFNQWNLFAKTIILLLMFVGACAGSTAGGIKVSRVVMYMKSAVVEVFKTGHPHRVMSPSFNGKRITDKDSQRIANYLLVYILCFIVVLLSVSIEADSFTTAFSSVSTTFNNIGPGLDAVGPTQNFAFYSDWNKLVLSLSMIAGRLEILPMFVLFAPSTIKKMLAIKK; translated from the coding sequence ATGAATAGACGAATGATTGCTTTTGTCATTGGGCGATTACTAGTGGTAGAAGCGGGATTTTTAATGTTGCCGTTAAGTGTTGCGTTACTGTATCAAGAATCAATGACATACGTAACGAGTTTTTTATGGACGATTTTGATTACAGGAAGTATTGGGTTTGCATTGAGTCATAAGCAACCCAAAATGATGCTTCGTGCCAGAGAAGGTGCAGTTATTGTAGCGCTAGGTTGGATACTACTATCTTTTTTTGGTGCATTACCCTTTGTGTTTAGTGGCGATATTCCGCATATCGTTGATGCATTTTTTGAAACATCAAGTGGATTTACAACGACAGGCTCAAGTATTTTGTCCAGTGTTGACACATTGGTGCATAGTACGCTATTTTGGCGTAGCTTTACGCATTTAGTTGGTGGGATGGGTGTGCTTGCGTTTACGCTGGCTATTTTGCCGAGTCAATCAGATTCGGCGCATTTACTGCGTGCAGAAGTGCCCGGTCCAACGTTTGGGAAAATTGTGTCTAAAGTGAGTGAAAGTGTTCGTATTTTGTATATCATTTATTTAGTCTTTACTGCCATTTTCACAATGATTTTAGTCGTTTTTGGTGGTGTACCGATTTTTGATGCTACACTATTAGCGTTTGGTACGGCTGGAACGGGTGGCTTTGCTATCCGTGGTGCCGGCTTTGCGATGTACGGCAACCCAGTGTTTGTCGAATACGCTATTGCCATCGGTATGCTAGTGTTTGGTGTGAACTTTAATTTATACTACTATATTTTAATTAAACACATTAAAGCCGTATTTCATGACGAAGAATTACGCTGGTACATTGGTATCGTTGCGGCTAGTGTTATCGCAATTATGTGGAGTTTATCACCAGCGTCGCATCATTTTGAACAAACGTTTCGGGAAGTGTTGTTTACAGTAGCATCCATTGTAACGACAACTGGATATGCAACTGCTGATTTTAATCAGTGGAATTTGTTTGCTAAAACCATTATATTGTTGCTCATGTTTGTCGGCGCGTGTGCAGGGTCAACTGCCGGCGGTATTAAAGTGTCTCGTGTCGTAATGTACATGAAGAGTGCCGTTGTAGAAGTGTTTAAAACGGGGCACCCACACCGTGTGATGAGTCCGTCATTTAATGGCAAACGCATTACGGATAAAGATAGCCAACGTATTGCCAATTATTTGTTAGTCTATATCCTATGCTTTATTGTCGTGTTATTAAGTGTGTCGATTGAAGCGGATTCGTTTACGACCGCCTTTTCATCTGTTTCCACAACGTTTAACAATATCGGTCCGGGATTAGATGCGGTTGGACCCACTCAAAATTTTGCATTTTATTCAGACTGGAATAAATTGGTGCTATCGTTAAGTATGATAGCCGGACGGTTAGAAATTTTACCGATGTTTGTTCTATTTGCACCATCTACCATTAAAAAGATGCTGGCTATAAAAAAATAA
- the tkt gene encoding transketolase yields MTYKNSVNAIRFLGVDAINQANSGHPGIVLGAAPMTYALYANHMNINPSVPEWFNRDRFVLSAGHGSALLYALLHLTQHEDVTIDELKKFRQLHSKTPGHPEFGYTRGVDATSGPLGQGISTAVGMALAERYLAAHFNQPNYAVVDHYTYAICGDGDFMEGVSAEASSFAAQQKLGKLVVLYDSNDICLDGKTEDALTENVRARYDAYGWHTQLVEDGEDVASIHQAIENAKADPRPSLIEVKTIIGFGSPKQGTNAVHGAPLGAENTQPTREALGWEYDPFVVPEEVYADFDEKVVQRGKHSYDEWVALVDDYQVAFPQLAEELARAIKGDFLVDLTPADFPTYEVGFQQATRNSSQDALNAIASKSPLFLGGSADLAHSNMTYIKGETLQDDANRTQRNIQFGVREFAMGCILNGATLHGGLRIYGGTFFVFSDYLKGAMRLAAIQKLPVTYVLTHDSIAVGEDGPTHEPIEHLAALRGLPNMNVIRPADAVETQAAWLEAMKSTYTPTALVLSRQALPVLENSSFEGVSKGGYVIFETEQSPEVVLLASGSEVSLAIDAAKALETQGKGVRVVSMPCFEMFDAQSADYKESVLPAALTKRFALEMGATMPWYKYVGLNGDVLGIDRFGESAPAGDLLPYFGFTVENVVEKVLALF; encoded by the coding sequence ATGACGTACAAAAATTCAGTTAATGCCATTCGTTTTTTAGGAGTGGATGCAATTAATCAGGCAAATTCAGGCCATCCAGGTATCGTATTAGGTGCAGCACCGATGACATATGCATTGTATGCAAATCACATGAACATTAATCCATCTGTTCCAGAATGGTTTAATAGAGACCGTTTTGTTTTATCAGCAGGACACGGGTCAGCGTTGTTATATGCACTATTGCATTTAACACAACATGAAGACGTGACAATTGATGAATTGAAAAAGTTTCGTCAATTGCATTCAAAAACACCGGGACATCCAGAATTTGGGTATACACGCGGTGTTGATGCAACATCTGGTCCGTTAGGTCAAGGGATTTCAACGGCTGTAGGTATGGCGTTAGCAGAGCGCTATTTAGCAGCACATTTTAATCAACCGAACTATGCAGTTGTCGATCACTATACGTATGCGATTTGTGGTGATGGCGATTTTATGGAAGGTGTTTCTGCTGAGGCATCTTCGTTTGCTGCACAACAAAAATTAGGTAAGTTAGTTGTGTTGTACGATTCAAACGATATTTGTTTAGACGGAAAAACAGAAGACGCTTTAACAGAAAATGTCCGTGCGCGTTACGATGCATACGGTTGGCACACACAATTGGTTGAAGATGGTGAAGATGTCGCTTCAATTCATCAAGCCATTGAAAATGCAAAAGCTGACCCACGTCCATCATTGATTGAAGTAAAAACAATTATTGGATTTGGTTCTCCAAAACAAGGCACAAACGCTGTTCACGGTGCACCATTAGGTGCAGAAAATACGCAACCAACACGCGAAGCGTTAGGTTGGGAATATGATCCGTTTGTTGTTCCGGAAGAAGTGTATGCGGACTTTGATGAAAAAGTAGTACAACGTGGAAAACACAGTTATGACGAGTGGGTAGCGTTAGTTGATGACTATCAAGTGGCATTCCCGCAATTAGCTGAAGAATTAGCACGTGCCATTAAAGGCGATTTCTTAGTTGATTTAACACCAGCAGATTTCCCGACTTACGAAGTTGGTTTCCAACAAGCAACACGTAATTCATCGCAAGATGCATTAAATGCAATTGCATCAAAATCACCACTATTTTTAGGGGGTTCAGCAGACCTTGCGCATTCTAATATGACTTATATTAAAGGTGAAACATTGCAAGATGATGCTAATCGTACGCAACGTAACATTCAATTTGGTGTACGTGAGTTTGCGATGGGCTGTATTTTAAACGGTGCAACATTACATGGTGGATTACGCATTTACGGTGGGACATTCTTTGTGTTTAGTGACTACTTAAAAGGTGCCATGCGTTTAGCAGCCATTCAAAAATTACCAGTTACTTATGTCTTAACACATGACAGTATTGCAGTTGGTGAAGATGGGCCAACCCATGAACCAATTGAACATTTAGCAGCACTACGTGGCTTGCCTAACATGAACGTCATTCGCCCAGCGGATGCGGTGGAAACACAAGCAGCGTGGCTAGAAGCGATGAAATCGACATATACACCAACAGCGCTAGTGTTGTCACGTCAAGCGTTACCTGTTTTAGAAAACAGTTCTTTTGAAGGGGTTTCTAAAGGTGGATACGTTATTTTTGAAACTGAACAAAGTCCAGAAGTGGTGTTGTTAGCAAGTGGATCAGAAGTATCATTAGCCATTGATGCCGCAAAAGCATTAGAAACTCAAGGTAAAGGTGTCCGTGTTGTATCCATGCCATGTTTTGAAATGTTTGATGCACAAAGTGCTGACTATAAAGAAAGTGTGTTGCCTGCAGCATTAACAAAACGTTTCGCTTTAGAAATGGGTGCAACAATGCCGTGGTACAAATATGTTGGTTTAAATGGAGATGTACTAGGAATTGACCGTTTTGGCGAAAGTGCACCAGCGGGTGATTTATTACCATACTTTGGTTTCACAGTAGAAAATGTTGTCGAAAAAGTATTAGCTCTATTTTAA
- the trkA gene encoding Trk system potassium transporter TrkA, which yields MNIIIVGAGKVGEALCQELSQVDHNVTLVDTDEMVIDNLINKYDVNGLVGNGANVATLQEVAVEYADIFIATTDSDEVNIIACTLAKKLGAKHTISRVRNPEYSQQFEIMKSQLGISLMINPELSAAREIARTVRYASSLSVQPLANTRVSLVEMEIQSDSILVNMPLHDFRQRFGSVLVCIIKRGEKVFIPSGNDVLMNGDKIYFAGQSKDTAKFNRQIKQPDRLIKSVMLVGGGKITHYLLPLLEHNHMEVKVIELDENRAECLAHDYKHARVIHSDGTNPDVLQEQGLSEYDAFIALTGVDEENLILGLYASKQGVKKVITKLSRVNLLKVVDSHALKTIVTPKQLVANEIIQFVRSRANAQGSNIEALYRVADAKVEVLLFKVADNCQVLNMSLQQMSLKKNVLITCIIRKGKIMFPNGQDMLQPEDRVIVMTTHTGFTDIEHILEK from the coding sequence ATGAATATTATTATTGTCGGTGCTGGGAAAGTCGGAGAAGCACTTTGCCAAGAATTGTCACAAGTCGATCACAATGTCACGCTAGTTGATACAGATGAAATGGTTATTGACAATTTGATTAACAAATACGATGTTAATGGATTAGTTGGTAACGGTGCGAATGTGGCGACGTTACAAGAAGTTGCAGTCGAATATGCCGACATTTTTATTGCGACAACAGATAGTGATGAAGTTAATATTATTGCGTGTACATTGGCAAAAAAATTAGGGGCAAAGCATACTATTTCGCGTGTGCGTAACCCGGAATACTCACAACAATTTGAAATTATGAAATCCCAGTTAGGTATTTCACTAATGATTAATCCGGAATTATCCGCGGCTCGTGAAATTGCACGTACGGTTAGATATGCCTCATCGCTAAGTGTGCAACCACTAGCCAATACGCGTGTATCACTAGTTGAAATGGAGATACAAAGCGATTCAATTTTGGTGAATATGCCTTTACACGATTTTCGTCAACGATTTGGTTCAGTGTTAGTGTGTATCATTAAACGTGGTGAAAAGGTATTTATCCCTTCTGGTAACGACGTTTTAATGAATGGTGACAAAATTTATTTTGCGGGGCAATCTAAAGATACAGCTAAATTTAACCGACAAATTAAGCAACCTGATCGATTGATTAAATCGGTGATGTTAGTTGGTGGTGGAAAAATTACACATTATTTATTACCACTATTAGAACATAATCATATGGAAGTAAAAGTTATCGAGTTAGATGAAAATCGAGCAGAATGTTTAGCGCACGATTATAAACATGCTCGCGTGATTCATTCTGACGGAACAAATCCAGATGTTTTACAAGAACAAGGATTGTCTGAATACGATGCGTTCATTGCCCTTACTGGAGTGGATGAAGAAAACTTAATATTAGGGTTATACGCTTCTAAACAAGGCGTTAAAAAAGTCATTACTAAATTAAGTCGTGTCAATCTTTTAAAAGTTGTTGATTCACATGCGTTAAAAACCATTGTGACACCAAAACAGTTAGTCGCTAATGAAATTATTCAATTTGTCCGTTCGCGCGCCAATGCACAAGGGTCAAATATTGAAGCGTTATATCGTGTTGCTGATGCCAAGGTAGAAGTATTACTCTTTAAAGTAGCTGATAATTGCCAAGTGTTGAATATGTCGTTACAGCAAATGTCTTTGAAAAAGAATGTACTCATTACGTGTATCATTCGTAAAGGGAAAATTATGTTTCCGAATGGACAAGATATGTTGCAACCGGAAGATAGAGTGATTGTCATGACGACACATACCGGTTTTACGGATATTGAACATATTTTAGAAAAATAG